The Virgibacillus dokdonensis genome includes a window with the following:
- a CDS encoding replication-associated recombination protein A — protein sequence MKQKPLAFQMRPEHIDEIIGQEHLVGEGKIIRRMVTAKRLASMILFGPPGTGKTSMAIALARSLAMPVKTLNAVTDKKRDMEIVVEEAKMTGQLVLILDEVHRLDKAKQDFLLPHLESNLVIMIGCTTSNPYHSINPAIRSRCHLFELHRLTTDHVKKAIQRALKDEVNGYGSSSIYISEQALNHFAFSANGDLRAALNGLELAVASTPENEEKQISITLTTAEECMQKKSFSHDKNGDAHYDVLSAFQKSIRGSDVDAALHYLARLVEAGDLESIGRRMVVTAYEDIGLANPQAGPRTLTAVQAAERLGFPEARIPLAVAIIELCLSPKSNSAYKALDKALQDVRNGKGGEVPAHIKDAHYAGAQTLGRGTQYQYPHDHESGWVKQQYLPEAIKHKQYYEPKATGKFEQAMKQVYERIKKD from the coding sequence ATGAAACAAAAACCACTTGCATTTCAAATGAGACCTGAACATATTGATGAAATTATTGGTCAAGAGCATTTAGTTGGCGAAGGGAAAATTATTCGTCGGATGGTAACTGCTAAGCGACTTGCATCCATGATATTATTTGGACCGCCTGGTACGGGAAAAACATCCATGGCAATAGCCTTAGCAAGAAGCTTAGCAATGCCAGTAAAAACATTAAATGCAGTAACAGATAAAAAAAGAGACATGGAAATTGTTGTGGAAGAAGCAAAAATGACAGGGCAATTGGTACTTATTTTAGACGAAGTACATCGTTTAGATAAAGCGAAGCAAGACTTTTTACTTCCACATCTTGAGAGTAATTTAGTAATTATGATTGGTTGTACAACAAGCAACCCTTATCATTCCATTAATCCTGCTATTCGTAGCAGATGTCATCTGTTTGAATTGCATCGACTAACAACGGATCATGTCAAGAAAGCAATACAACGTGCATTAAAAGATGAAGTAAACGGCTACGGCAGCTCGTCCATTTACATTTCTGAGCAAGCTTTAAATCATTTTGCGTTTAGCGCTAACGGAGATCTGCGTGCAGCATTAAATGGGTTGGAGCTAGCTGTAGCATCAACACCAGAGAATGAAGAGAAACAAATTTCTATCACCTTAACAACAGCGGAAGAGTGTATGCAAAAAAAGAGTTTTTCACATGATAAAAATGGCGATGCGCATTATGATGTGCTTTCTGCTTTTCAAAAATCCATTCGTGGAAGCGATGTTGACGCTGCACTTCATTATTTAGCCAGATTAGTGGAAGCTGGTGACTTAGAAAGTATCGGGCGGAGAATGGTTGTAACTGCGTATGAAGATATTGGATTAGCCAATCCACAAGCAGGGCCACGGACGTTAACAGCTGTACAAGCTGCGGAAAGGTTGGGCTTTCCAGAAGCTAGAATCCCATTAGCTGTTGCAATTATTGAACTTTGTTTATCTCCAAAATCCAATTCAGCCTATAAAGCTTTAGACAAAGCTTTACAAGATGTACGCAACGGAAAAGGCGGAGAAGTTCCTGCTCATATTAAAGATGCTCATTACGCTGGTGCACAAACATTAGGAAGAGGAACACAGTATCAGTATCCACACGACCATGAGAGTGGTTGGGTAAAGCAACAATATTTACCTGAGGCAATCAAACATAAGCAATACTATGAACCTAAAGCTACAGGGAAATTTGAACAAGCTATGAAACAAGTTTATGAGAGAATAAAGAAAGATTAG
- a CDS encoding cysteine desulfurase family protein, producing the protein MEHIYLDHAATTPVHPQVLKRMCEVEKETFGNPSSVHAFGRKARQIVDSARSHIAKRIGANEKEIIFTSGGTEADNLALVGVARANRDKGNHIIVTAQEHHAVLHTAEALEKEGFRVTYVPVDRQGKIAVEDVMDALTSETILVSVMYVNNETGIIQPIQEIAEQMQHHQAYLHTDAVQAFGLLAIDVRELGVDLLTVSAHKINGPKGIGLLYTKKDVQLQSLQYGGEQERKRRAGTEDVARIVGFEKAVELAVEHRHERAEQYRVLKQQFINGLREQDIDFRINGDQQNTVASIVNISFPNTAVEALLTNLDLDGVAASSGSACTAGSVEPSHVLTAMYGSGDECTTNSVRFSFGLANTPENIQTATKRVAKSVKRLTQL; encoded by the coding sequence TTGGAACATATATATTTGGATCATGCGGCAACGACACCCGTTCATCCACAAGTATTAAAACGCATGTGTGAAGTAGAAAAAGAGACTTTTGGAAATCCATCCAGCGTGCATGCTTTTGGAAGAAAAGCGCGACAAATTGTAGATAGCGCTAGATCCCATATTGCTAAACGTATTGGCGCTAACGAAAAAGAAATTATTTTTACAAGTGGCGGAACAGAAGCGGATAATTTAGCCTTAGTTGGCGTAGCTAGAGCCAATCGAGACAAAGGAAATCATATTATTGTAACTGCTCAGGAACATCATGCGGTATTACACACTGCGGAAGCGTTGGAAAAAGAAGGTTTTCGTGTCACCTATGTACCTGTAGACAGACAAGGGAAAATTGCGGTTGAGGATGTCATGGATGCATTGACAAGCGAAACTATTCTCGTTTCCGTAATGTATGTAAATAATGAAACAGGCATAATCCAACCAATTCAAGAAATTGCTGAACAAATGCAGCATCATCAAGCCTACTTGCATACGGACGCTGTGCAAGCTTTTGGTTTACTTGCTATTGATGTTCGTGAATTAGGTGTTGATTTACTAACTGTATCTGCTCATAAAATTAACGGTCCAAAAGGCATCGGTTTGTTATATACGAAAAAAGACGTACAGTTACAATCCTTGCAATATGGTGGTGAGCAAGAAAGGAAACGGCGTGCAGGAACAGAAGATGTTGCTCGAATCGTAGGCTTTGAAAAGGCTGTTGAGTTAGCAGTAGAACATAGGCATGAGCGAGCGGAACAATATCGAGTTCTTAAACAGCAATTTATCAACGGCTTACGGGAACAAGACATTGACTTTCGAATAAATGGTGACCAACAGAATACAGTCGCTTCGATTGTAAATATTAGCTTTCCAAACACGGCTGTAGAAGCACTCTTAACTAATTTAGACCTCGATGGTGTTGCTGCATCTAGTGGTAGTGCGTGTACGGCCGGGTCTGTAGAACCTTCGCATGTGTTAACAGCGATGTACGGTTCAGGGGATGAATGCACTACAAATTCGGTTCGATTTAGTTTTGGCCTAGCTAATACTCCAGAAAACATTCAGACTGCTACTAAAAGAGTAGCTAAGAGCGTGAAGCGACTGACTCAGTTATAA
- the mnmA gene encoding tRNA 2-thiouridine(34) synthase MnmA, whose amino-acid sequence MNQDTRVVIGMSGGVDSSVAALLLKQQGYDVVGIFMKNWDDTDEFGVCTATEDFEDVVRVCNQLDIPYYSVNFEKQYWDKVFTYFLDEYKAGRTPNPDVMCNKEIKFKAFMDHALSLGADYVATGHYARVREQNGRFEMLRGVDGNKDQTYFLNQLTEDVLSKVMFPLGHLPKSEVRKIAKENDLATATKKDSTGICFIGERNFKAFLSEYLPAQPGEMQTLDGVVKGRHDGLMYYTIGQRQGLGIGGAGDPWFVVGKNIAENILYVEQGYSNEKLFSDALTATDVNWIQSDKLNEVFTCTAKFRYRQDDSPVTVTVLGNNQVHVVFKESQRAITPGQAVVFYDGEICLGGGTIDKIYKRERQLDYVG is encoded by the coding sequence ATGAATCAAGATACAAGAGTAGTTATAGGCATGAGTGGAGGTGTAGATTCTTCGGTAGCAGCTCTATTGTTAAAGCAACAAGGTTATGATGTGGTGGGGATTTTTATGAAAAACTGGGATGATACAGATGAATTTGGTGTTTGTACCGCGACAGAGGATTTTGAAGATGTTGTCCGAGTATGTAACCAACTAGATATCCCCTATTATTCCGTTAATTTTGAAAAACAATATTGGGATAAAGTGTTTACGTATTTTTTAGATGAATATAAAGCAGGTAGAACACCTAACCCTGATGTGATGTGTAATAAAGAAATAAAATTTAAGGCGTTTATGGACCATGCATTGTCATTAGGTGCTGATTATGTTGCAACTGGTCATTATGCCAGAGTTCGTGAACAGAATGGGCGCTTTGAAATGTTGCGTGGTGTAGATGGCAATAAAGACCAAACGTATTTCTTGAACCAACTAACAGAAGATGTGCTATCAAAAGTTATGTTTCCGCTTGGACATTTACCGAAATCAGAGGTACGGAAAATAGCTAAAGAAAATGATCTTGCTACGGCAACGAAGAAAGATAGTACAGGTATATGCTTTATTGGAGAACGGAACTTCAAAGCATTTTTAAGTGAATATTTGCCTGCTCAGCCTGGAGAAATGCAGACGTTAGATGGCGTAGTGAAAGGACGCCATGATGGTTTAATGTACTATACAATAGGACAGCGACAAGGTCTTGGTATTGGTGGTGCAGGTGACCCGTGGTTTGTAGTTGGAAAAAATATAGCCGAAAATATATTATACGTAGAGCAAGGGTATAGTAATGAAAAGCTGTTTTCTGATGCTTTGACTGCAACAGATGTAAATTGGATCCAATCGGATAAATTAAACGAGGTGTTTACTTGTACTGCAAAATTTCGCTATCGTCAAGATGATAGTCCAGTAACGGTAACCGTGTTGGGTAATAATCAAGTTCATGTTGTTTTTAAAGAAAGTCAACGTGCTATTACTCCTGGGCAAGCTGTCGTTTTTTATGATGGAGAAATATGTCTTGGAGGCGGTACAATTGATAAAATTTATAAGCGTGAACGTCAACTTGATTATGTAGGTTAA
- the cymR gene encoding cysteine metabolism transcriptional regulator CymR has product MKISTKGRYGLTLMIHLAKCHGKGPISLKQIAKENQLSEHYLEQLASPLRNAGLIRSIRGAYGGYVLAKEPMDIKAGDIIRVLEGPITPVEGIENEEPAKQALWRRIRDAVKDVLDTTTLKDLAEHNDDEPQDAYMFYI; this is encoded by the coding sequence ATGAAAATTTCAACCAAAGGAAGATATGGTCTTACTCTTATGATACATCTAGCAAAATGTCATGGCAAAGGACCTATTTCTCTAAAACAAATAGCGAAGGAAAATCAATTATCGGAGCATTATTTAGAGCAACTAGCCTCACCATTACGAAATGCCGGCTTAATTCGGAGTATTCGCGGTGCATATGGTGGTTATGTATTAGCTAAGGAACCAATGGATATAAAAGCTGGTGACATCATTCGTGTATTAGAAGGCCCGATTACACCTGTAGAAGGAATAGAAAATGAAGAACCAGCAAAGCAAGCTTTGTGGCGAAGAATCCGTGATGCAGTTAAAGACGTATTGGACACGACGACGTTAAAAGATTTAGCTGAGCATAATGATGATGAACCACAAGATGCTTATATGTTTTATATTTAA